In Carboxydocella sporoproducens DSM 16521, the genomic stretch ACAAGCCTGGCCTCAAGCTGGACCGGGAAAAAACCGTTGTGGAAGTAATGGAGTTTTTCCGCCTTCGCCTCCGTTATATCTTGATGGAAGATGAAGGCCTGGCCTATGATACAGTGGATGCTGTCCTGGCGGCCGGTTATGCTGACCTGACCGCTGCGGCTGAACGGGCCCGCGCTCTGGCCAAAGTCCGGCAGGAGGCGGATTTTGCTGATGTGCAGACAGCTTTTACCCGGGTGGTCAATCTGGCTAAAAAGGATGAAGGCGGGCAAGTAGTAAAAGAGTTGTTGCAGGAACCGGCGGAGCAAGCGCTACTGGCTGCCTGGCAGGCTTTCCGGGAGGAAAGCGAGGAGCTCCTGCGGGCCGGACGCTATGAAGAGTGGTTCAAACGGGCTTCCCAGCTGCGGCCGGTGATTGACCGCTTCTTTACCGAGGTGATGGTCATGGCCAAAGAGGAGGATTTGCGCCGGGCCCGGCTGGCCCTGTTACGGGAACTGGCCGCTGATTTAAGTGCGGCTGCGGATTTGAGCAAACTGGCTTAAAAGACAATCCCTGTCCTATTGGGGCAGGGATTTTTTTGTGCAAGCATGGCATGGGCGAGAGCCGAAGGTGTTTACGATGCCAGTACACAGCGAGAGACAAAAATCTTTTTGTTTCTTGTTTTTTGTCAATACGCATCATATAATATGTATATACAATTGATGAAAGGACGGTTTTCAAATGGAAGTAAGAAAAATATATAAAGCAGGGAACAGCTATGTTATTTCAATTCCAAAACAAGTTATTAAGTTACTGAATCTTAAAGTAGGAGACCAAATTTTATTTAAATGGCAACAGGACCAGGTAATACTTACACCGATAGTCAAAAAAAACAAGATTGAGGTTATTCGTCGAATTGCTGGTTGTCTGGCAGACCAAGAAGAACTGGTTCAGGATTTATTAGAGATCAGGGAGCTGGAATCAGACCGGGAGGGAACGGTCCTTGAGTAAGTTTTTAATAGATACAAATATAATAATTTACTTAATGAAAGGCGAGAAGGAAGTTATAAATTTTTTTGAAACTATTTTACAGGATGAAAACAATGAGCTAATATTTTCGGTTATCACAGTTACTGAAATCTTTTCCAGACCAATTTCTGAAAAAATCAAAGCAGCTGTTAATGAATTTTTAGCTTTAGGTACGGTAATAGATTTGAATCAGGAGCTGGCGCTGCTGACCGGGGTTTTGCGTGCAGAAATGTATCAACAGGGTCGAAAGGTACCGAAATTACCTGATGCTGTTATTGCTATGACA encodes the following:
- a CDS encoding AbrB/MazE/SpoVT family DNA-binding domain-containing protein — translated: MEVRKIYKAGNSYVISIPKQVIKLLNLKVGDQILFKWQQDQVILTPIVKKNKIEVIRRIAGCLADQEELVQDLLEIRELESDREGTVLE
- a CDS encoding type II toxin-antitoxin system VapC family toxin is translated as MSKFLIDTNIIIYLMKGEKEVINFFETILQDENNELIFSVITVTEIFSRPISEKIKAAVNEFLALGTVIDLNQELALLTGVLRAEMYQQGRKVPKLPDAVIAMTAKVTGAVLITHNVKDFNQIPDLQICDPFQAEYDEAD